Proteins encoded in a region of the Anopheles aquasalis chromosome 2, idAnoAquaMG_Q_19, whole genome shotgun sequence genome:
- the LOC126568852 gene encoding kelch-like ECH-associated protein 1B isoform X2 has translation MCGERWPVAANVTPLVNVQFVYMRPLADWPSSRTDDDTISIMEAAASGYADCFGNGGNGPGLMDVHSLSAGPAGAIPLGSASGVAGGADTGSNNGSTAPKEDLGDMTFFMPNFSREVLKMMFMMRSHHMLTDVALEVEQETFNAHKVVLSAASPYFKAMFTGGLKECEMERVKLQGVCPTAMARILFFMYTGHIRVTELTVCQLLPAATMFQVPSVIDACCEFLERQLDPTNAIGIANFAEQHGCEKLRQKANQFIERNFTQICREEEFLQLSVIQLICLIRKDELNVQGERDVYDAVLKWVKYDEDNRYPRMEHILSAVRCQLLTPSFLKEQMKNCEVLRKAPGCREYLAKIFQDLTLHKRPAVRERKPNTTRMIFVAGGYYKHSLDMLEGYNVDDKVWLTLPKLTVPRSGLGAAFLKGTFYAVGGRNNSPGSSYDSDWVDRYNPVTETWRPCSPMSVPRNRVGVVVMDELLYAVGGSSGSEYHNTVEYYDPETDRWTLVQPMQSKRLGVGVAVVNRLLYAIGGFDGKTRLATVECYHPENNAWTLVPPMRYGRSGAGVAALHQYIYVVGGFDGTRQLATVERYDTEQQCWEMVAPVRIARSALSLTVLDGRLYAIGGYDGQDFLTIVEVYDPVRDVWDEGTPLTSGRSGHASAVIYTPSCISSYMEGLNLCEDKRNDRSTGGAASGGGGAAPPGSSSSGASRGNGGDGGGRSTSSNHAGSSGGSGGGGSMVSDGGGTVDHRPGGGGGTSDANVLEEEDRQQFAMDTDSSQEECDKEGDEKGLASSQHRTTVPIEGAPPPEVLISLSTRAQHSPPLPVLPPPSSPPQVPSSMGRLNRSLSLLNGGGEPVTVRQCGLARRVLSCRKSKKDPSKPAKGNHKRSSSSVSCSKTTVSVTGSLGIGTAGGGCKSKRKASLNGGLPTDDDDHCPLVRLKKRLTCFMSAIVSPSSSSNNTANSPTTLPPLAIDPMAVDAREASLLSQSQPEEERCHDGSDNGSTTTGVPLSLSSKL, from the exons ATGTGCGGCGAACGGTGGCCAGTTGCAGCTAACGTTACGCCATTAGTAAATGTCCAATTCGTGTACATGCGACCG CTCGCCGATTGGCCATCGAGTCGGACAGACGACGATACCATTAGCATCATGGAGGCGGCCGCCTCTGGGTATGCTGAttgtttcggcaacggaggtAACGGGCCCGGTTTGATGGACGTTCACAGCCTGTCGGCAGGACCAGCGGGCGCTATCCCTCTGGGCAGTGCGAGCGGAGTCGCTGGCGGTGCCGATACCGGAAGTAACAATGGCAGCACGGCCCCCAAGGAGGATCTCGGCGATATGACGTTCTTCATGCCAAACTTCTCCCGCGAAGTGCTCAAGATGATGTTCATGATGCGGTCCCATCACATGCTGACGGATGTGGCGCTCGAGGTCGAGCAGGAAACGTTCAATGCGCACAAGGTCGTCCTTTCGGCCGCTAGTCCCTATTTCAAGGCCATGTTCACCGGTGGCCTGAAGGAGTGCGAGATGGAACGGGTCAAGCTGCAAGGCGTCTGCCCGACGGCCATGGCACGGATCCTGTTCTTCATGTACACCGGCCATATCCGCGTGACGGAGTTGACCGTTTGCCAGCTGCTTCCGGCGGCCACGATGTTCCAGGTGCCAAGCGTCATCGACGCGTGCTGTGAGTTTCTCGAGCGCCAACTCGATCCAACTAACGCGATCGGTATCGCTAACTTTGCGGAGCAGCATGGCTGCGAAAAGTTGCGCCAAAAGGCGAATCAGTTCATCGAGCGCAACTTTACACAA ATTTGCCGCGAAGAAGAGTTTCTGCAATTATCTGTGATTCAACTGATATGTCTCATTCGAAAGGACGAACTAAATGTGCAGGGTGAACGGGACGTGTACGATGCGGTACTGAAGTGGGTCAAGTACGACGAAGATAATCGGTATCCAAGAATGGAGCACATTCTGTCGGCGGTTCGATGCCAGCTACTCACGCCCAGCTTCCTCAAGGAGCAGATGAAGAACTGTGAGGTCCTCCGGAAGGCGCCGGGGTGCCGGGAGTATTTGGCCAAAATCTTCCAAGACCTAACGCTACACAAGCGGCCCGCTGTCCGCGAGCGCAAACCGAACACAACCCGAATGATCTTCGTTGCCGGTGGCTACTACAAACATTCCCTCGACATGCTGGAAGGCTACAATGTGGATGATAAGGTGTGGCTGACGCTACCGAAGCTTACGGTACCACGGTCGGGGCTGGGGGCTGCCTTTCTCAAGGGTACGTTCTACGCGGTCGGTGGACGGAACAACTCCCCGGGCTCGTCGTACGATTCCGACTGGGTCGATCGCTATAATCCAGTGACGGAGACGTGGCGTCCCTGTTCTCCTATGTCCGTGCCCCGCAACCGggtcggtgtggtggtgatggacgAGCTGCTGTATGCCGTCGGTGGATCATCGGGCTCGGAGTACCACAACACGGTTGAGTA CTACGACCCAGAAACGGATCGCTGGACGTTAGTACAACCGATGCAATCGAAACGGCTCGGTGTCGGAGTAGCCGTCGTTAATCGTTTGCTGTACGCCATCGGTGGCTTCGATGGAAAGACGCGCCTTGCCACGGTGGAGTGCTATCACCCGGAGAACAACGCCTGGACGTTGGTACCACCGATGCGCTACGGTCGCAGTGGTGCCGGTGTGGCCGCATTGCATCAGTACATCTACGTCGTCGGTGGGTTCGATGGCACGCGACAGCTGGCGACGGTTGAGCGGTACGATACGGAGCAGCAGTGCTGGGAGATGGTGGCCCCGGTCCGTATCGCCCGCAGTGCTCTCTCGCTGACCGTTCTCGATGGTCGGCTATACGCGATCGGTGGCTACGATGGACAGGATTTTCTCACCATTGTCGAGGTGTACGATCCGGTGCGTGACGTCTGGGACGAAGGTACACCGCTGACGTCGGGGCGCAGTGGTCACGCATCGGCCGTCATCTACACACCATCCTGCATCTCCAGCTATATGGAGGGTTTGAATTTGTGCGAAGACAAGCGCAATGATCGctccaccggtggtgctgcttctggtggtggtggtgccgctccCCCtggttcgtcatcgtcaggGGCTTCGAGGGGGaacggcggtgatggtggtggccggtcgaCTTCATCGAATCACGCCGGTTcgagtggtggcagcggcggcggaggAAGCATGGTtagtgacggtggtggcaccgttGATCATCggccgggaggaggaggagggacaAGTGACGCGAACgtgctggaggaggaagatcgACAACAGTTTGCCATGGATACCGATTCTAGTCAAGAGGAATGTGATAAAGAAGGCGACGAGAAGGGGTTGGCGTCATCGCAACATCGGACCACCGTCCCCATCGAAGGAGCACCGCCACCCGAGGTGCTCATATCGTTGTCCACTCGTGCACAGCATTCACCTCCATTGCCagtactaccaccaccgtcgtcaccaccacAAGTTCCTTCTAGCATGGGTCGCCTCAATCGATCACTCAGTTTActcaatggcggtggcgagcCAGTTACTGTACGGCAGTGTGGCTTAGCTCGTCGTGTACTCTCTTGTCGAAAGTCAAAGAAGGATCCTTCGAAGCCAGCGAAGGGAAACCACAAACGAAGTTCGTCTTCCGTTAGCTGTAGCAAAACCACCGTGTCCGTTACTGGTTCCCTCGGCATCGgcactgctggcggtggttgcaagagcaaaaggaaagccTCCCTGAACGGTGGATTAccaaccgatgatgacgatcattGTCCGTTGGTGCGGTTAAAGAAGCGCTTAACCTGTTTCATGTCAGCGATCGTCTCGCCTAGCTCATCCAGCAATAACACCGCCAACTCCCCAACCACTCTGCCACCCTTGGCTATCGATCCGATGGCAGTGGATGCTAGGGAAGCTTCCCTTTTGTCGCAGTCACAACCCGAAGAGGAGCGGTGCCACGATGGTAGCGACAATGGCAGCACCACAACAGGAGTACCTCTATCGTTGAGTTCCAAATTATGA
- the LOC126568852 gene encoding kelch-like ECH-associated protein 1B isoform X1: protein MNAATNHEHVLRRSGLRRRRRVQFKIGQLADWPSSRTDDDTISIMEAAASGYADCFGNGGNGPGLMDVHSLSAGPAGAIPLGSASGVAGGADTGSNNGSTAPKEDLGDMTFFMPNFSREVLKMMFMMRSHHMLTDVALEVEQETFNAHKVVLSAASPYFKAMFTGGLKECEMERVKLQGVCPTAMARILFFMYTGHIRVTELTVCQLLPAATMFQVPSVIDACCEFLERQLDPTNAIGIANFAEQHGCEKLRQKANQFIERNFTQICREEEFLQLSVIQLICLIRKDELNVQGERDVYDAVLKWVKYDEDNRYPRMEHILSAVRCQLLTPSFLKEQMKNCEVLRKAPGCREYLAKIFQDLTLHKRPAVRERKPNTTRMIFVAGGYYKHSLDMLEGYNVDDKVWLTLPKLTVPRSGLGAAFLKGTFYAVGGRNNSPGSSYDSDWVDRYNPVTETWRPCSPMSVPRNRVGVVVMDELLYAVGGSSGSEYHNTVEYYDPETDRWTLVQPMQSKRLGVGVAVVNRLLYAIGGFDGKTRLATVECYHPENNAWTLVPPMRYGRSGAGVAALHQYIYVVGGFDGTRQLATVERYDTEQQCWEMVAPVRIARSALSLTVLDGRLYAIGGYDGQDFLTIVEVYDPVRDVWDEGTPLTSGRSGHASAVIYTPSCISSYMEGLNLCEDKRNDRSTGGAASGGGGAAPPGSSSSGASRGNGGDGGGRSTSSNHAGSSGGSGGGGSMVSDGGGTVDHRPGGGGGTSDANVLEEEDRQQFAMDTDSSQEECDKEGDEKGLASSQHRTTVPIEGAPPPEVLISLSTRAQHSPPLPVLPPPSSPPQVPSSMGRLNRSLSLLNGGGEPVTVRQCGLARRVLSCRKSKKDPSKPAKGNHKRSSSSVSCSKTTVSVTGSLGIGTAGGGCKSKRKASLNGGLPTDDDDHCPLVRLKKRLTCFMSAIVSPSSSSNNTANSPTTLPPLAIDPMAVDAREASLLSQSQPEEERCHDGSDNGSTTTGVPLSLSSKL, encoded by the exons ATGAACGCCGCTACCAACCACGAACATGTCTTGCGTCGCAGTGgccttcgccgtcgtcggcgGGTTCAGTTTAAGATAGGGCAG CTCGCCGATTGGCCATCGAGTCGGACAGACGACGATACCATTAGCATCATGGAGGCGGCCGCCTCTGGGTATGCTGAttgtttcggcaacggaggtAACGGGCCCGGTTTGATGGACGTTCACAGCCTGTCGGCAGGACCAGCGGGCGCTATCCCTCTGGGCAGTGCGAGCGGAGTCGCTGGCGGTGCCGATACCGGAAGTAACAATGGCAGCACGGCCCCCAAGGAGGATCTCGGCGATATGACGTTCTTCATGCCAAACTTCTCCCGCGAAGTGCTCAAGATGATGTTCATGATGCGGTCCCATCACATGCTGACGGATGTGGCGCTCGAGGTCGAGCAGGAAACGTTCAATGCGCACAAGGTCGTCCTTTCGGCCGCTAGTCCCTATTTCAAGGCCATGTTCACCGGTGGCCTGAAGGAGTGCGAGATGGAACGGGTCAAGCTGCAAGGCGTCTGCCCGACGGCCATGGCACGGATCCTGTTCTTCATGTACACCGGCCATATCCGCGTGACGGAGTTGACCGTTTGCCAGCTGCTTCCGGCGGCCACGATGTTCCAGGTGCCAAGCGTCATCGACGCGTGCTGTGAGTTTCTCGAGCGCCAACTCGATCCAACTAACGCGATCGGTATCGCTAACTTTGCGGAGCAGCATGGCTGCGAAAAGTTGCGCCAAAAGGCGAATCAGTTCATCGAGCGCAACTTTACACAA ATTTGCCGCGAAGAAGAGTTTCTGCAATTATCTGTGATTCAACTGATATGTCTCATTCGAAAGGACGAACTAAATGTGCAGGGTGAACGGGACGTGTACGATGCGGTACTGAAGTGGGTCAAGTACGACGAAGATAATCGGTATCCAAGAATGGAGCACATTCTGTCGGCGGTTCGATGCCAGCTACTCACGCCCAGCTTCCTCAAGGAGCAGATGAAGAACTGTGAGGTCCTCCGGAAGGCGCCGGGGTGCCGGGAGTATTTGGCCAAAATCTTCCAAGACCTAACGCTACACAAGCGGCCCGCTGTCCGCGAGCGCAAACCGAACACAACCCGAATGATCTTCGTTGCCGGTGGCTACTACAAACATTCCCTCGACATGCTGGAAGGCTACAATGTGGATGATAAGGTGTGGCTGACGCTACCGAAGCTTACGGTACCACGGTCGGGGCTGGGGGCTGCCTTTCTCAAGGGTACGTTCTACGCGGTCGGTGGACGGAACAACTCCCCGGGCTCGTCGTACGATTCCGACTGGGTCGATCGCTATAATCCAGTGACGGAGACGTGGCGTCCCTGTTCTCCTATGTCCGTGCCCCGCAACCGggtcggtgtggtggtgatggacgAGCTGCTGTATGCCGTCGGTGGATCATCGGGCTCGGAGTACCACAACACGGTTGAGTA CTACGACCCAGAAACGGATCGCTGGACGTTAGTACAACCGATGCAATCGAAACGGCTCGGTGTCGGAGTAGCCGTCGTTAATCGTTTGCTGTACGCCATCGGTGGCTTCGATGGAAAGACGCGCCTTGCCACGGTGGAGTGCTATCACCCGGAGAACAACGCCTGGACGTTGGTACCACCGATGCGCTACGGTCGCAGTGGTGCCGGTGTGGCCGCATTGCATCAGTACATCTACGTCGTCGGTGGGTTCGATGGCACGCGACAGCTGGCGACGGTTGAGCGGTACGATACGGAGCAGCAGTGCTGGGAGATGGTGGCCCCGGTCCGTATCGCCCGCAGTGCTCTCTCGCTGACCGTTCTCGATGGTCGGCTATACGCGATCGGTGGCTACGATGGACAGGATTTTCTCACCATTGTCGAGGTGTACGATCCGGTGCGTGACGTCTGGGACGAAGGTACACCGCTGACGTCGGGGCGCAGTGGTCACGCATCGGCCGTCATCTACACACCATCCTGCATCTCCAGCTATATGGAGGGTTTGAATTTGTGCGAAGACAAGCGCAATGATCGctccaccggtggtgctgcttctggtggtggtggtgccgctccCCCtggttcgtcatcgtcaggGGCTTCGAGGGGGaacggcggtgatggtggtggccggtcgaCTTCATCGAATCACGCCGGTTcgagtggtggcagcggcggcggaggAAGCATGGTtagtgacggtggtggcaccgttGATCATCggccgggaggaggaggagggacaAGTGACGCGAACgtgctggaggaggaagatcgACAACAGTTTGCCATGGATACCGATTCTAGTCAAGAGGAATGTGATAAAGAAGGCGACGAGAAGGGGTTGGCGTCATCGCAACATCGGACCACCGTCCCCATCGAAGGAGCACCGCCACCCGAGGTGCTCATATCGTTGTCCACTCGTGCACAGCATTCACCTCCATTGCCagtactaccaccaccgtcgtcaccaccacAAGTTCCTTCTAGCATGGGTCGCCTCAATCGATCACTCAGTTTActcaatggcggtggcgagcCAGTTACTGTACGGCAGTGTGGCTTAGCTCGTCGTGTACTCTCTTGTCGAAAGTCAAAGAAGGATCCTTCGAAGCCAGCGAAGGGAAACCACAAACGAAGTTCGTCTTCCGTTAGCTGTAGCAAAACCACCGTGTCCGTTACTGGTTCCCTCGGCATCGgcactgctggcggtggttgcaagagcaaaaggaaagccTCCCTGAACGGTGGATTAccaaccgatgatgacgatcattGTCCGTTGGTGCGGTTAAAGAAGCGCTTAACCTGTTTCATGTCAGCGATCGTCTCGCCTAGCTCATCCAGCAATAACACCGCCAACTCCCCAACCACTCTGCCACCCTTGGCTATCGATCCGATGGCAGTGGATGCTAGGGAAGCTTCCCTTTTGTCGCAGTCACAACCCGAAGAGGAGCGGTGCCACGATGGTAGCGACAATGGCAGCACCACAACAGGAGTACCTCTATCGTTGAGTTCCAAATTATGA
- the LOC126568852 gene encoding kelch-like ECH-associated protein 1B isoform X3 → MEAAASGYADCFGNGGNGPGLMDVHSLSAGPAGAIPLGSASGVAGGADTGSNNGSTAPKEDLGDMTFFMPNFSREVLKMMFMMRSHHMLTDVALEVEQETFNAHKVVLSAASPYFKAMFTGGLKECEMERVKLQGVCPTAMARILFFMYTGHIRVTELTVCQLLPAATMFQVPSVIDACCEFLERQLDPTNAIGIANFAEQHGCEKLRQKANQFIERNFTQICREEEFLQLSVIQLICLIRKDELNVQGERDVYDAVLKWVKYDEDNRYPRMEHILSAVRCQLLTPSFLKEQMKNCEVLRKAPGCREYLAKIFQDLTLHKRPAVRERKPNTTRMIFVAGGYYKHSLDMLEGYNVDDKVWLTLPKLTVPRSGLGAAFLKGTFYAVGGRNNSPGSSYDSDWVDRYNPVTETWRPCSPMSVPRNRVGVVVMDELLYAVGGSSGSEYHNTVEYYDPETDRWTLVQPMQSKRLGVGVAVVNRLLYAIGGFDGKTRLATVECYHPENNAWTLVPPMRYGRSGAGVAALHQYIYVVGGFDGTRQLATVERYDTEQQCWEMVAPVRIARSALSLTVLDGRLYAIGGYDGQDFLTIVEVYDPVRDVWDEGTPLTSGRSGHASAVIYTPSCISSYMEGLNLCEDKRNDRSTGGAASGGGGAAPPGSSSSGASRGNGGDGGGRSTSSNHAGSSGGSGGGGSMVSDGGGTVDHRPGGGGGTSDANVLEEEDRQQFAMDTDSSQEECDKEGDEKGLASSQHRTTVPIEGAPPPEVLISLSTRAQHSPPLPVLPPPSSPPQVPSSMGRLNRSLSLLNGGGEPVTVRQCGLARRVLSCRKSKKDPSKPAKGNHKRSSSSVSCSKTTVSVTGSLGIGTAGGGCKSKRKASLNGGLPTDDDDHCPLVRLKKRLTCFMSAIVSPSSSSNNTANSPTTLPPLAIDPMAVDAREASLLSQSQPEEERCHDGSDNGSTTTGVPLSLSSKL, encoded by the exons ATGGAGGCGGCCGCCTCTGGGTATGCTGAttgtttcggcaacggaggtAACGGGCCCGGTTTGATGGACGTTCACAGCCTGTCGGCAGGACCAGCGGGCGCTATCCCTCTGGGCAGTGCGAGCGGAGTCGCTGGCGGTGCCGATACCGGAAGTAACAATGGCAGCACGGCCCCCAAGGAGGATCTCGGCGATATGACGTTCTTCATGCCAAACTTCTCCCGCGAAGTGCTCAAGATGATGTTCATGATGCGGTCCCATCACATGCTGACGGATGTGGCGCTCGAGGTCGAGCAGGAAACGTTCAATGCGCACAAGGTCGTCCTTTCGGCCGCTAGTCCCTATTTCAAGGCCATGTTCACCGGTGGCCTGAAGGAGTGCGAGATGGAACGGGTCAAGCTGCAAGGCGTCTGCCCGACGGCCATGGCACGGATCCTGTTCTTCATGTACACCGGCCATATCCGCGTGACGGAGTTGACCGTTTGCCAGCTGCTTCCGGCGGCCACGATGTTCCAGGTGCCAAGCGTCATCGACGCGTGCTGTGAGTTTCTCGAGCGCCAACTCGATCCAACTAACGCGATCGGTATCGCTAACTTTGCGGAGCAGCATGGCTGCGAAAAGTTGCGCCAAAAGGCGAATCAGTTCATCGAGCGCAACTTTACACAA ATTTGCCGCGAAGAAGAGTTTCTGCAATTATCTGTGATTCAACTGATATGTCTCATTCGAAAGGACGAACTAAATGTGCAGGGTGAACGGGACGTGTACGATGCGGTACTGAAGTGGGTCAAGTACGACGAAGATAATCGGTATCCAAGAATGGAGCACATTCTGTCGGCGGTTCGATGCCAGCTACTCACGCCCAGCTTCCTCAAGGAGCAGATGAAGAACTGTGAGGTCCTCCGGAAGGCGCCGGGGTGCCGGGAGTATTTGGCCAAAATCTTCCAAGACCTAACGCTACACAAGCGGCCCGCTGTCCGCGAGCGCAAACCGAACACAACCCGAATGATCTTCGTTGCCGGTGGCTACTACAAACATTCCCTCGACATGCTGGAAGGCTACAATGTGGATGATAAGGTGTGGCTGACGCTACCGAAGCTTACGGTACCACGGTCGGGGCTGGGGGCTGCCTTTCTCAAGGGTACGTTCTACGCGGTCGGTGGACGGAACAACTCCCCGGGCTCGTCGTACGATTCCGACTGGGTCGATCGCTATAATCCAGTGACGGAGACGTGGCGTCCCTGTTCTCCTATGTCCGTGCCCCGCAACCGggtcggtgtggtggtgatggacgAGCTGCTGTATGCCGTCGGTGGATCATCGGGCTCGGAGTACCACAACACGGTTGAGTA CTACGACCCAGAAACGGATCGCTGGACGTTAGTACAACCGATGCAATCGAAACGGCTCGGTGTCGGAGTAGCCGTCGTTAATCGTTTGCTGTACGCCATCGGTGGCTTCGATGGAAAGACGCGCCTTGCCACGGTGGAGTGCTATCACCCGGAGAACAACGCCTGGACGTTGGTACCACCGATGCGCTACGGTCGCAGTGGTGCCGGTGTGGCCGCATTGCATCAGTACATCTACGTCGTCGGTGGGTTCGATGGCACGCGACAGCTGGCGACGGTTGAGCGGTACGATACGGAGCAGCAGTGCTGGGAGATGGTGGCCCCGGTCCGTATCGCCCGCAGTGCTCTCTCGCTGACCGTTCTCGATGGTCGGCTATACGCGATCGGTGGCTACGATGGACAGGATTTTCTCACCATTGTCGAGGTGTACGATCCGGTGCGTGACGTCTGGGACGAAGGTACACCGCTGACGTCGGGGCGCAGTGGTCACGCATCGGCCGTCATCTACACACCATCCTGCATCTCCAGCTATATGGAGGGTTTGAATTTGTGCGAAGACAAGCGCAATGATCGctccaccggtggtgctgcttctggtggtggtggtgccgctccCCCtggttcgtcatcgtcaggGGCTTCGAGGGGGaacggcggtgatggtggtggccggtcgaCTTCATCGAATCACGCCGGTTcgagtggtggcagcggcggcggaggAAGCATGGTtagtgacggtggtggcaccgttGATCATCggccgggaggaggaggagggacaAGTGACGCGAACgtgctggaggaggaagatcgACAACAGTTTGCCATGGATACCGATTCTAGTCAAGAGGAATGTGATAAAGAAGGCGACGAGAAGGGGTTGGCGTCATCGCAACATCGGACCACCGTCCCCATCGAAGGAGCACCGCCACCCGAGGTGCTCATATCGTTGTCCACTCGTGCACAGCATTCACCTCCATTGCCagtactaccaccaccgtcgtcaccaccacAAGTTCCTTCTAGCATGGGTCGCCTCAATCGATCACTCAGTTTActcaatggcggtggcgagcCAGTTACTGTACGGCAGTGTGGCTTAGCTCGTCGTGTACTCTCTTGTCGAAAGTCAAAGAAGGATCCTTCGAAGCCAGCGAAGGGAAACCACAAACGAAGTTCGTCTTCCGTTAGCTGTAGCAAAACCACCGTGTCCGTTACTGGTTCCCTCGGCATCGgcactgctggcggtggttgcaagagcaaaaggaaagccTCCCTGAACGGTGGATTAccaaccgatgatgacgatcattGTCCGTTGGTGCGGTTAAAGAAGCGCTTAACCTGTTTCATGTCAGCGATCGTCTCGCCTAGCTCATCCAGCAATAACACCGCCAACTCCCCAACCACTCTGCCACCCTTGGCTATCGATCCGATGGCAGTGGATGCTAGGGAAGCTTCCCTTTTGTCGCAGTCACAACCCGAAGAGGAGCGGTGCCACGATGGTAGCGACAATGGCAGCACCACAACAGGAGTACCTCTATCGTTGAGTTCCAAATTATGA
- the LOC126568856 gene encoding 28S ribosomal protein S11, mitochondrial, which translates to MSFLQQFHRLATRHSAFLVNNAVRAFHRSVPLCKVEDRKAMLASLPSKDEGTIGERSIDIDSMIDKKVNIFPDATTPSALFNGVPFNEIPICHIRVSPNNTIISITDAKGVPQFIRSCGIEGFKNTRKGTNIAAQATAISISSKAIERGYKTVRVTVRGLGPGRMSAIKGLEMAGLNIISITDTTPVSWNPPRPRKQRKL; encoded by the exons ATGTCCTTTTTACAACAATTCCACCGGCTGGCAACGCGCCACAGCGCCTTCCTGGTGAACAATGCGGTCCGCGCCTTCCACCGGTCGGTTCCGTTGTGCAAGGTGGAGGACAGAAAGGCGATGCTCGCATCGCTTCCCAGCAAAGACGAGGGAACGATCGGTGAACGATCCATCGATATTGATTCCATGATCGACAA AAAAGTGAACATATTCCCCGACGCCACGACCCCGAGCGCGCTGTTCAACGGTGTACCGTTTAACGAAATCCCAATCTGCCATATCCGCGTTTCACCAAACAACACGATAATCAGCATCACGGATGCGAAAGGAGTACCACAGTTTATTCGGTCGTGTGGTATCGAAGGATTTAAGAACACACGCAAAGGCACCAACATCGCTGCCCAAGCGacggccatcagcatcagcagtaaGGCGATCGAGCGAGGCTACAAAACGGTGCGTGTCACCGTGCGCGGCCTTGGCCCGGGACGTATG TCCGCGATCAAGGGGCTCGAGATGGCCGGATTGAACATTATTTCGATCACCGACACGACACCAGTCTCGTGGAATCCGCCCCGGCCGAGAAAACAAAGGAAACTGTAA